One window of the Polymorphobacter megasporae genome contains the following:
- a CDS encoding NADPH-dependent FMN reductase, with protein sequence MKITVISCSLDPNSRSRRLAMASASMINQSGHDASLVDLRDLNGLPPFDNDLAFDDPRYELLHSAIQLADGIVIASPVYNWALSSTAKNLIEMTGATGDRGRRSAWFDKVVTFVCSGGLPHSYMAYGTTALSMMLDFKCIVNPYVVYATERDWSQREEPHEKLVDRLRKTLEVKLVLADRLRNRPYKSDWEV encoded by the coding sequence ATGAAGATCACGGTCATAAGCTGCAGCCTCGACCCGAACAGCCGCAGCCGCCGGCTTGCTATGGCGTCGGCATCAATGATCAATCAGTCTGGGCACGATGCTAGTCTGGTCGATCTTCGCGACCTTAACGGATTGCCACCGTTCGATAACGATCTGGCATTTGATGATCCCCGCTACGAGCTGCTGCACTCTGCGATTCAGCTTGCCGACGGGATCGTTATCGCATCACCTGTCTATAACTGGGCACTAAGTAGCACGGCTAAAAATCTAATCGAGATGACCGGCGCTACTGGTGACCGTGGGCGAAGATCAGCTTGGTTTGACAAGGTGGTGACCTTCGTGTGCTCGGGTGGCCTGCCCCATAGCTATATGGCCTACGGAACAACCGCCTTGTCGATGATGCTCGATTTCAAATGTATCGTGAACCCTTACGTTGTGTACGCAACCGAGCGTGATTGGTCGCAACGGGAAGAACCACATGAGAAGCTCGTTGACCGCCTTCGCAAGACTCTGGAGGTCAAGTTGGTGTTGGCGGACCGGTTGCGGAATCGCCCTTACAAATCCGATTGGGAAGTCTGA
- a CDS encoding Stf0 family sulfotransferase, whose product MSFSAYVICATPRSGSTLLCDLLTSSGVAGQPNSYLRSEDIDYWAEVWGVSEPKTAADPAFNRAYLSAMIRAGTADTGIFGLRLMWRSVNEAIERLRTGLGGTADLRTLLEQEIGPTLFIHLSRRKKTAQAVSLVRAKQTGLWHVAADGSERERIAPVRPPVFDPSQIDQAYAMLRADDESWVSFFDQSGIEPMHLFYEDLAAQPQKVLADTLIAIDRDPSLAATIIVQTAKMADDMSLDWTKQVQRNYRF is encoded by the coding sequence ATGTCTTTTTCGGCCTACGTCATTTGCGCGACGCCTCGATCAGGCAGTACGCTCTTATGCGATCTGCTGACCTCGAGCGGAGTTGCCGGTCAACCGAACTCATACCTTCGGTCCGAGGATATCGACTACTGGGCTGAAGTTTGGGGCGTTAGCGAACCTAAAACCGCTGCCGATCCAGCATTCAACCGAGCCTATCTCTCAGCCATGATTCGCGCGGGAACAGCTGATACTGGCATCTTTGGCCTTCGGTTGATGTGGCGGAGCGTCAACGAAGCAATCGAACGGCTGAGGACGGGATTGGGCGGTACGGCCGATCTGCGAACGCTGCTCGAACAAGAGATCGGTCCAACGCTTTTTATTCATTTGTCGAGGAGGAAGAAGACAGCGCAGGCCGTTTCCCTGGTCCGTGCCAAACAGACCGGTCTGTGGCACGTTGCTGCTGACGGGTCGGAACGCGAGAGAATCGCACCAGTGAGACCGCCTGTTTTCGACCCTAGCCAGATCGACCAAGCATACGCCATGCTGAGGGCCGACGATGAGAGCTGGGTCTCGTTCTTCGATCAAAGTGGGATCGAGCCAATGCACCTCTTCTACGAGGACCTCGCGGCTCAACCTCAAAAAGTGCTTGCTGATACTCTGATTGCCATCGACCGCGACCCATCCCTGGCTGCCACGATCATCGTTCAAACAGCAAAGATGGCGGATGATATGAGCTTGGATTGGACGAAACAGGTGCAACGGAATTACCGCTTTTGA
- a CDS encoding SWIB/MDM2 domain-containing protein has protein sequence MAKTETQATAKAGAAAPAKAPAKTKVATPRKATGGLTTPMQPSAELAAIVGAKPLARSEIVKAMWVYIKAHNLQDATDKRTINADKALAKVFGKPSATMFEMNKLITGHLNAVPAPA, from the coding sequence ATGGCGAAGACGGAAACCCAGGCGACGGCGAAGGCGGGCGCTGCGGCACCGGCCAAGGCCCCGGCGAAAACCAAGGTGGCAACGCCCCGTAAAGCAACCGGCGGCCTGACTACGCCGATGCAGCCGTCGGCCGAGCTCGCCGCGATCGTCGGCGCGAAGCCGCTCGCGCGGAGCGAGATCGTCAAGGCGATGTGGGTCTACATCAAGGCGCACAACCTTCAGGACGCGACTGACAAGCGGACGATCAACGCCGACAAGGCGCTGGCCAAGGTATTCGGCAAGCCGTCCGCCACGATGTTCGAAATGAACAAGCTGATCACCGGACACCTAAACGCGGTGCCCGCGCCCGCCTGA
- a CDS encoding IS630 family transposase — MRTGIRIEVTASDRARLEAIVSARGSPQKHVWRARIILLTDQGLGTLAIMAAAGKSKTCVWRWQERFMAQGVDGLLRDKTRPPGIAPLEAGLVDRIVALTLERPDHEATHWTVRAMAKAVGIAASSVVKIWHDHGLAPHRWRSFKLSNDKAFAEKLHDVVGLYVSPPAHAIVLSVDEKSQIQALDRTQPGLPLKRGRGATMTHDYKRNGTTTLFAALNVLDGSVIGRNMQRHRHQEFIRFLNAVEAELPADKAVHVILDNYATHKQPKVRAWLGRHPRWTFHFVPTSCSWLNAVEGFFAKLTRRRLKNGVFCSVVDLQAAINRFIKEHNQEPRPFVWRADPNEIIAAVRRGHQTLESVH, encoded by the coding sequence ATGCGCACTGGTATCAGGATCGAGGTCACGGCCTCAGACAGGGCTCGGCTTGAAGCGATTGTCTCGGCGCGGGGTTCGCCGCAGAAGCATGTCTGGCGTGCACGGATCATTCTGCTCACGGATCAAGGGCTGGGAACGCTCGCGATCATGGCGGCGGCCGGCAAGTCGAAGACCTGCGTGTGGCGCTGGCAGGAACGCTTCATGGCCCAAGGTGTCGATGGTTTGCTGCGCGACAAGACCCGCCCGCCGGGCATCGCTCCGCTCGAGGCGGGGCTCGTCGACAGGATCGTGGCCCTGACCCTTGAACGCCCCGACCATGAAGCGACGCACTGGACGGTCCGTGCGATGGCCAAGGCGGTCGGCATCGCTGCGTCCTCGGTTGTGAAGATCTGGCACGACCATGGCCTGGCACCGCACCGCTGGCGGAGCTTCAAGCTGTCCAACGACAAGGCGTTTGCCGAGAAGCTGCACGACGTGGTCGGCCTCTATGTCTCGCCGCCGGCACACGCGATCGTGCTGTCGGTGGACGAGAAGAGCCAGATCCAGGCGCTCGACCGTACCCAGCCGGGGCTGCCGCTCAAGCGCGGCCGCGGTGCGACCATGACCCACGACTACAAGCGCAACGGGACGACGACCTTGTTCGCGGCGCTGAACGTGCTCGACGGCTCGGTGATCGGGCGCAACATGCAGCGCCATCGGCACCAGGAGTTCATCCGCTTCCTGAACGCCGTCGAGGCCGAGTTGCCCGCCGACAAGGCCGTCCACGTCATCCTCGACAATTACGCCACACACAAACAGCCCAAGGTCCGCGCCTGGCTCGGCCGGCATCCGCGCTGGACGTTCCACTTCGTGCCGACGTCGTGTTCGTGGCTCAACGCCGTAGAGGGCTTCTTTGCCAAGCTGACCCGCCGGCGCCTGAAGAATGGCGTCTTCTGCTCCGTCGTCGACCTCCAGGCCGCCATCAACCGCTTCATCAAGGAGCACAATCAGGAACCGCGTCCCTTCGTCTGGCGCGCCGATCCAAACGAAATCATCGCCGCCGTCAGACGCGGGCACCAAACGTTAGAATCAGTCCACTAG
- a CDS encoding helix-turn-helix domain-containing protein yields the protein MIGTSSIGERIKAVRRRAGLGQEAFAASLGYSRRSLNAWETGAAEPPVVILPKLRRDYDVDPEWIVMGEDTTPQAYYGPADWDRLDRLLGDVDAVCQDVGLDLPPDRREALGRVLYDGGADAGQATRRQMRGTLLALSLGK from the coding sequence ATGATCGGGACATCTTCCATAGGCGAGCGGATCAAGGCGGTGCGTCGGCGGGCGGGGCTTGGGCAGGAAGCCTTCGCCGCCTCGCTCGGCTATTCCAGAAGGTCGCTCAATGCGTGGGAGACCGGCGCAGCCGAACCTCCGGTGGTCATCCTGCCGAAGCTCCGACGCGATTATGACGTCGATCCCGAGTGGATCGTCATGGGCGAGGATACGACGCCGCAGGCCTATTACGGTCCGGCCGACTGGGACCGGCTCGACCGGCTGCTCGGCGACGTCGATGCGGTCTGCCAGGATGTCGGTCTCGATCTGCCACCGGATCGACGCGAGGCGCTCGGCCGCGTCCTATACGACGGCGGTGCCGACGCTGGTCAGGCGACCCGCAGGCAAATGCGTGGTACACTGCTCGCGCTTTCGCTGGGGAAATGA
- the mobF gene encoding MobF family relaxase, protein MISVSAVGSAGDAAGYYARDNYYTADQGHDASAWAGAGAAELGLDGPVDAAAFANILAGELPDGSQLDAKRGEHRPGWDLTMSAPKSLSILALVGGDARLVGAVREAATATISWAERNIAEARVWNGRNQEPERTGKFVAATFLHDVNRNGEPQLHVHTVIANATQTADGKWRALRSDALYDRQHAMGAVFASTLRARVEALGYATVPAQNPRDGAFDIAGVPRAVIEAFSTRSAEIGAHLETRGREGTARERELAALATRRSKTPEVALEVRGATWRAVAVAKGFDPVRLVEAALGRSDREQTVWTQVVRGVRGAGERGLAIASRMGLTPRDGDPLVPERLGRLDPRAYAAAQAVASAVRELAENEAAFDRLDLTRAALERGGPVTVADVEARLALLEAKGLLLGDGDRMLTTDGAVRLEKGYLAAIEAGRGHSAPIVSAGEAAERAQDAARDLGLRRLNPGQEAAAVLMLSSSDLVVNVQGGPGRGKSTALAPVTAIAKAEGRSVIGLAIANKKANELGRETGAEASTIARFLARHERVIDGTALPAQVARVMTELKGSVIIVEEASQVGTRDMERLVRLAGIAGAARLIQTGDARQLGAIDAGKPFELSQRAGHATAHITENLRSRSDTMKAVVAALDGNDLPAVFDLLKPAMTEVPGAQVAAAAAARWATLPKAERDTTLLLTAGRAMRAEANLAVQAALKAAGEIAPSGVRVDVLDRVNVTREGARLMKGYQPGRVVEIRTNLPSQGFTRGDRGVVTGIEGDRVRLAMRDGGEKLFRPDALAKNLRHDAVSIYQVKQVELHAGDRIRWTDTDRQRGLNNADLARVEQVGKGGLVASSLIDGTVHQLKPGDRMLEQLDLAYAINVHVAQGVTTDHGILALRSTERKLLSERSFLVALTRVADKVALIVDDGRRVEQGVLRNAGDKTSALEVIGKTVAADRAPLSSAQRNDGPATEASTQQTNVPERYLERGVARAPARDVDHVVDRAAGRVPDVQPDHGL, encoded by the coding sequence GTGATCTCGGTCAGCGCCGTTGGATCCGCCGGCGACGCTGCGGGCTATTATGCCCGCGACAACTATTACACCGCCGATCAGGGGCACGACGCGAGCGCGTGGGCCGGGGCAGGGGCGGCCGAGCTGGGGCTCGATGGCCCGGTCGATGCCGCCGCCTTCGCGAATATCCTCGCCGGGGAGCTGCCCGACGGCAGCCAGCTCGACGCCAAACGTGGCGAGCATCGCCCTGGGTGGGATCTGACGATGTCGGCGCCGAAGTCGCTGTCGATCCTCGCGCTGGTCGGCGGCGATGCGCGATTGGTCGGCGCGGTCCGCGAGGCGGCCACGGCGACGATAAGCTGGGCAGAACGCAACATCGCCGAGGCGCGGGTGTGGAACGGGCGCAATCAGGAGCCGGAGCGGACAGGCAAGTTTGTCGCCGCGACCTTCCTCCACGACGTCAATCGCAACGGCGAGCCGCAGCTGCACGTCCACACCGTCATCGCCAACGCGACGCAGACCGCCGACGGCAAGTGGCGGGCGCTGCGTTCCGACGCGCTATACGACCGCCAGCACGCCATGGGGGCGGTGTTTGCCTCGACCTTGCGTGCCCGCGTCGAGGCACTCGGCTACGCGACCGTTCCCGCGCAGAATCCGCGCGACGGAGCGTTCGACATCGCCGGCGTGCCGCGCGCGGTGATCGAGGCATTCTCGACCCGCTCGGCCGAGATCGGGGCCCATCTTGAGACGCGGGGGAGAGAGGGTACGGCGCGCGAGCGCGAGCTGGCGGCGCTCGCCACGCGCCGGTCGAAGACCCCGGAGGTCGCGCTCGAGGTCCGTGGAGCCACGTGGCGGGCGGTAGCGGTGGCGAAGGGGTTCGATCCGGTAAGATTGGTTGAGGCGGCGCTTGGCCGGTCGGACCGCGAGCAGACCGTGTGGACGCAGGTCGTGCGCGGTGTGCGCGGGGCAGGGGAACGGGGGCTGGCGATCGCGAGCAGGATGGGGCTGACACCCCGCGACGGCGATCCGCTGGTGCCCGAGCGGCTCGGCCGCCTCGACCCCCGCGCCTATGCCGCGGCGCAGGCGGTCGCGTCGGCTGTGCGCGAGCTGGCTGAGAACGAGGCGGCGTTCGACCGGCTCGACCTCACCCGCGCCGCGCTCGAGCGCGGCGGGCCGGTGACGGTCGCCGACGTCGAGGCACGGCTCGCGCTACTGGAGGCCAAGGGACTGCTGCTCGGCGACGGCGACCGCATGCTGACCACCGACGGCGCGGTCCGGCTCGAGAAAGGCTATCTCGCCGCGATCGAGGCGGGTCGGGGCCACTCGGCGCCGATCGTCTCGGCGGGCGAAGCCGCGGAGCGCGCGCAGGACGCGGCGCGCGACCTCGGCTTGCGCCGCCTTAATCCCGGCCAGGAGGCGGCGGCAGTGCTGATGCTGTCGTCGTCGGATCTGGTGGTCAATGTCCAGGGTGGCCCGGGGCGCGGCAAGTCGACCGCACTCGCGCCGGTGACGGCGATCGCCAAAGCCGAGGGACGATCGGTGATCGGGCTCGCGATCGCCAACAAGAAGGCGAATGAACTCGGACGCGAAACCGGCGCGGAGGCGAGCACCATCGCCCGGTTCCTTGCCCGGCACGAGCGCGTGATCGACGGCACCGCGCTGCCGGCGCAGGTCGCGCGCGTGATGACCGAGCTCAAGGGCTCGGTCATCATTGTCGAGGAAGCGAGCCAGGTCGGTACGCGCGACATGGAGCGGCTCGTCCGGCTTGCCGGCATCGCTGGGGCCGCACGCCTGATCCAGACCGGCGATGCGCGCCAGCTTGGCGCGATCGACGCCGGCAAGCCATTCGAGCTCAGCCAGCGGGCCGGGCATGCGACCGCACACATCACCGAGAACCTGCGGTCCCGGTCCGACACGATGAAGGCGGTGGTCGCGGCGCTCGATGGCAATGACCTGCCCGCCGTGTTCGACCTGCTGAAGCCCGCCATGACCGAGGTGCCGGGCGCGCAGGTGGCAGCCGCCGCCGCCGCGCGCTGGGCGACACTGCCCAAAGCTGAACGCGACACGACATTGCTGCTCACCGCCGGTCGCGCGATGCGCGCCGAGGCCAACCTCGCCGTCCAGGCCGCGTTGAAGGCGGCGGGCGAGATCGCGCCGTCGGGCGTCCGCGTCGACGTGCTCGACCGCGTCAATGTCACACGCGAAGGCGCGCGGCTGATGAAGGGCTATCAGCCCGGGCGAGTCGTCGAGATCCGCACTAATCTGCCGAGCCAGGGGTTTACGCGCGGCGACCGCGGCGTGGTGACGGGCATCGAGGGCGACCGGGTTCGTCTGGCGATGCGCGACGGCGGCGAGAAGCTGTTCCGGCCCGATGCCCTCGCGAAGAACCTACGGCACGACGCGGTGTCGATCTACCAGGTCAAGCAGGTCGAGCTGCACGCGGGCGACCGGATCCGCTGGACCGACACCGATCGGCAGCGGGGGCTCAACAACGCCGACCTCGCGCGGGTCGAGCAGGTCGGCAAAGGCGGGCTGGTTGCCTCCTCGCTCATCGACGGTACGGTGCACCAACTGAAGCCCGGCGACCGCATGCTCGAGCAGCTCGACCTCGCCTATGCGATCAACGTCCACGTCGCGCAGGGCGTCACCACCGACCACGGCATTCTCGCGCTGCGGTCGACGGAGCGGAAGCTGCTCAGCGAGCGGTCGTTTCTCGTCGCGCTAACGCGGGTCGCCGACAAGGTGGCGCTGATCGTCGACGACGGACGCAGGGTCGAGCAGGGCGTTTTGCGCAATGCCGGCGACAAGACCTCGGCACTAGAAGTGATCGGCAAGACCGTGGCGGCGGATCGGGCACCATTATCGTCGGCCCAGCGTAACGATGGGCCCGCGACAGAAGCATCTACCCAGCAGACTAATGTGCCCGAGCGCTACCTTGAGCGGGGAGTGGCTCGAGCACCTGCTCGCGATGTCGACCACGTCGTCGATCGGGCCGCCGGCCGCGTACCCGATGTCCAGCCAGACCACGGGCTGTGA